The proteins below come from a single Sorghum bicolor cultivar BTx623 chromosome 4, Sorghum_bicolor_NCBIv3, whole genome shotgun sequence genomic window:
- the LOC8057504 gene encoding protein LOW PSII ACCUMULATION 3, chloroplastic isoform X2 — protein sequence MAMATSCGSMTKPPITFKTPFVNKQASNWIPATISNGTGGMFTVASRNSRNGFQVRAVTGDPGSRNASDVKFPTDYTQLLMQAKEAAESAFKDGKQLLEIEFPTAGLQTVPGDGEGGNEMTGSMLLIREFCDRFVPAEKSTRTRVFFPEANEVSFARQSAFEGCSLKLDYLTKPSLFEDFGFTTKVKMADRVKPEDETFLVAYPYFNVNEMLVVEELYNEAVVGTNRKLIIFNGELDRIRSGYYPSFFYPKLAELSKTFLPKLDTVYYIHNFKGVKGGTLFRCYPEPWKVLRKASSGSYICLHQQEEMPSLKEVALDILPSV from the exons ATGGCCATGGCAACCAGTTGTGGCTCCATGACTAAACCTCCAATTACCTTCAAAACTCCCTTTGTCAATAAACAA GCCTCTAATTGGATACCTGCTACAATCAGCAATGGCACTGGTGGTATGTTCACTGTGGCAAGCAGAAATTCGAGAAATGGGTTCCAAGTTCGTGCTGTCACTGGAGACCCGGGCTCTCGCAATGCGTCTGATGTAAAGTTCCCAACTGATTACACACAACTTCTGATGCAG GCTAAAGAAGCTGCTGAATCAGCTTTTAAGGATGGAAAGCAGCTGCTG GAAATTGAGTTCCCTACAGCTGGACTACAAACTGTGCCAG GTGATGGTGAAGGAGGAAATGAGATGACTGGAAGCATGCTTCTCATTAGAGAATTTTGTGATCGCtttgtacctgcagaaaaatcAACTCGAACCAGAGTA TTCTTCCCTGAGGCAAATGAGGTTTCTTTTGCAAGACAGTCAGCCTTTGAAGGATGTTCACTGAAGCTAGATTATCTTACAAAACCATCCTTATTCGAAGATTTTGGTTTTACAACAAAAGTCAAAATGGCAGATCGTGTCAAAccagaagatgagacattcctgGTGGCTTATCCTTACTTCAATGTCAATG AAATGCTTGTGGTCGAAGAACTTTACAACGAAGCAGTAGTTGGGACCAACCGGAAATTGATAATATTCAATGGAGAACTAGATCGAATAAGAAGTGGAT ACTATCCATCGTTCTTCTACCCAAAACTTGCAGAGCTTTCCAAAACATTTCTCCCGAAGCTGGATACAGTTTACTATATTCACAATTTCAAGGGAGTTAAAGGGGGAACACTTTTCAG GTGTTACCCTGAACCTTGGAAGGTCCTGAGAAAAGCATCGTCTGGCAGCTACATCTGCCTGCATCAACAAGAGGAAATGCCTTCACTGAAGGAAGTGGCCCTCGACATCCTTCCTTCTGTATAG
- the LOC8057504 gene encoding protein LOW PSII ACCUMULATION 3, chloroplastic isoform X1 — translation MAMATSCGSMTKPPITFKTPFVNKQASNWIPATISNGTGGMFTVASRNSRNGFQVRAVTGDPGSRNASDVKFPTDYTQLLMQLLSKDVPQVFKCQTQLGAKEAAESAFKDGKQLLEIEFPTAGLQTVPGDGEGGNEMTGSMLLIREFCDRFVPAEKSTRTRVFFPEANEVSFARQSAFEGCSLKLDYLTKPSLFEDFGFTTKVKMADRVKPEDETFLVAYPYFNVNEMLVVEELYNEAVVGTNRKLIIFNGELDRIRSGYYPSFFYPKLAELSKTFLPKLDTVYYIHNFKGVKGGTLFRCYPEPWKVLRKASSGSYICLHQQEEMPSLKEVALDILPSV, via the exons ATGGCCATGGCAACCAGTTGTGGCTCCATGACTAAACCTCCAATTACCTTCAAAACTCCCTTTGTCAATAAACAA GCCTCTAATTGGATACCTGCTACAATCAGCAATGGCACTGGTGGTATGTTCACTGTGGCAAGCAGAAATTCGAGAAATGGGTTCCAAGTTCGTGCTGTCACTGGAGACCCGGGCTCTCGCAATGCGTCTGATGTAAAGTTCCCAACTGATTACACACAACTTCTGATGCAG TTGCTTAGCAAGGatgtgcctcaagtattcaaatgtcAAACTCAACTGGGG GCTAAAGAAGCTGCTGAATCAGCTTTTAAGGATGGAAAGCAGCTGCTG GAAATTGAGTTCCCTACAGCTGGACTACAAACTGTGCCAG GTGATGGTGAAGGAGGAAATGAGATGACTGGAAGCATGCTTCTCATTAGAGAATTTTGTGATCGCtttgtacctgcagaaaaatcAACTCGAACCAGAGTA TTCTTCCCTGAGGCAAATGAGGTTTCTTTTGCAAGACAGTCAGCCTTTGAAGGATGTTCACTGAAGCTAGATTATCTTACAAAACCATCCTTATTCGAAGATTTTGGTTTTACAACAAAAGTCAAAATGGCAGATCGTGTCAAAccagaagatgagacattcctgGTGGCTTATCCTTACTTCAATGTCAATG AAATGCTTGTGGTCGAAGAACTTTACAACGAAGCAGTAGTTGGGACCAACCGGAAATTGATAATATTCAATGGAGAACTAGATCGAATAAGAAGTGGAT ACTATCCATCGTTCTTCTACCCAAAACTTGCAGAGCTTTCCAAAACATTTCTCCCGAAGCTGGATACAGTTTACTATATTCACAATTTCAAGGGAGTTAAAGGGGGAACACTTTTCAG GTGTTACCCTGAACCTTGGAAGGTCCTGAGAAAAGCATCGTCTGGCAGCTACATCTGCCTGCATCAACAAGAGGAAATGCCTTCACTGAAGGAAGTGGCCCTCGACATCCTTCCTTCTGTATAG
- the LOC8057503 gene encoding ruvB-like protein 1, with product MRIEEVQSTSKKQRIATHTHIKGLGLDANGMAIGLAAGFVGQAAAREAAGLSVDMIRQKKMAGRALLLAGPPATGKTALALGIAQELGSKVPFCPMVGSEVYSSEVKKTEVLMENFRRAIGLRIKENKEVYEGEVTELSPEEAESTTGGYAKSISHVIIGLKTVKGTKQLKLDPSIYDALIKEKVAVGDVIYIEANSGAVKRVGRCDSFATEYDLEAEEYVPIPKGEVHKKKEIVQDVTLHDLDAANAQPQGGQDILSLMGQMMKPRKTEITEKLRQEINKVVNRYIDEGIAELVPGVLFIDEVHMLDIECFSYLNRALESPLSPIVILATNRGICNVRGTDMTSPHGIPVDLLDRLVIIRTETYGPTEMIQILAIRAQVEEIDIDEESLAYLGEIGQQTSLRHAIQLLSPASVVAKTNGREKICKADLEEVSGLYLDAKSSARLLQEQQERYIT from the exons ATGAGGATCGAGGAGGTGCAGTCGACCTCGAAGAAGCAGCGCATCGCCACCCACACCCACATCAAGGGCCTCGGCCTCGAC GCCAATGGGATGGCGATTGGGTTGGCGGCGGGGTTCGTGGGCCAGGCGGCGGCGCGCGAGGCTGCCGGGCTGTCGGTCGACATGATCCGCCAGAAGAAGATGGCCGGACGCGCGCTGCTCCTTGCGGGCCCGCCCGCCACGGGCAAGACGGCGCTAGCGCTCGGCATAGCCCAGGAGCTCGGCAGCAAG GTCCCTTTCTGTCCTATGGTAGGATCAGAAGTTTACTCCTCAGAGGTCAAGAAAACTGAGGTGCTGATGGAGAATTTCCGTAGAGCTATAGGTTTGCGTATTAAGGAAAACAAAGAGGTTTACGAAGGAGAG GTTACTGAACTTTCCCCAGAAGAGGCTGAGAGTACAACTGGTGGATATGCAAAAAGCATTAGCCATGTAATCATTGGCCTAAAGACTGTTAAAGGGACTAAGCAACTGAAGTTAGATCCTTCAATTTATGATGCTTTGATCAAGGAAAAG GTGGCAGTGGGTGATGTTATATACATTGAAGCAAATAGTGGAGCAGTGAAAAGAGTTGGTAGATGTGATTCTTTTGCTACAGAATACGATCTTGAAGCTGAAGAGTATGTTCCTATCCCCAAAGGTGAAGTCCataagaaaaaggaaatagtgCAG GACGTAACACTTCATGACCTTGATGCAGCAAATGCTCAGCCACAAGGTGGGCAAGATATTTTGTCCCTTATGGGCCAGATGATGAAGCCACGAAAAACTGAAATCACCGAAAAGCTGCGCCAAGAGATTAAtaag GTGGTAAACAGATATATTGACGAAGGAATTGCAGAGCTTGTACCTGGTGTTTTGTTCATTGATGAG GTCCACATGTTGGATATTGAATGTTTTTCTTATCTTAACCGTGCATTGGAGAGCCCATTATCACCAATTGTGATACTTGCTACGAACAGGGGAATATGTAATGTAAG AGGAACTGATATGACAAGTCCACATGGTATACCAGTGGATCTTCTAGATAGGTTGGTGATTATTCGGACAGAAACATATGGCCCTACTGAGATGATACAG ATATTGGCTATCCGAGCACAAGTGGAAGAGATTGATATTGATGAAGAAAGTCTTGCTTATTTAGGCGAGATCGGACAGCAGACATCCTTGAG ACATGCTATTCAGTTGCTATCACCTGCCAGCGTGGTCGCAAAGACTAATGGAAGAGAGAAGATCTGCAAG GCTGATCTTGAGGAAGTTAGCGGGCTCTATTTGGATGCCAAATCCTCCGCTCGCCTGCTCCAGGAGCAACAAGAAAGATACATCACCTAG